In one Lolium rigidum isolate FL_2022 chromosome 3, APGP_CSIRO_Lrig_0.1, whole genome shotgun sequence genomic region, the following are encoded:
- the LOC124698654 gene encoding protein transport protein Sec61 subunit gamma-like — protein sequence MDVVDSVVDPLREFAKDSVRLVKRCHKPDRKEFTKVAVRTAIGFVVMGFVGFFVKLVFIPINNIIVGSG from the exons ATGGACGTCGTAGACTCCGTCGTCGACCCGCTCCGGGAGTTCGCCAAGGACAGCGTTCGCCTCGTCAAGCGCTGCCACAAGCCCGACCGCAAGG AGTTCACGAAGGTGGCGGTGCGGACGGCGATCGGGTTCGTCGTCATGGGCTTCGTCGGCTTCTTCGTCAAGCTCGTCTTCATCCCCATCAACAACATCATCGTCGGCTCCGGCTAA